One genomic window of Hymenobacter sp. J193 includes the following:
- a CDS encoding PorV/PorQ family protein: MMHLFRFARVLGVVGLSVTLTTAALAQSTDNTPKYANEFLNIGVGARALGMGNTQVSLAQDATAGYWNPAGLLGQKTKYDAVLMHSELFSGIVKNDYAAFSMPLDERSAIGASIIRLGVDDIADTRNLVNEYGQINYDNITYFSVADYAMLLSYARKLGPEGLTVGANGKIVYRNVGSFATAWGFGFDAGAQYQRGNLRLGLMARDITTTITAWSINSEKFRNSNDTLAIPKSSSEITLPRVVLGAAYNVKLPGQFSALVSTDLETTTDGRRNTPISTSFISIDPKLGLEVGYHNVAFLRAGVSNFQKIEGTASTKESWRAQPSLGVGFTTSGLRLDVALSRLAVEQAKTNSIIVSLGYGFR, encoded by the coding sequence ATGATGCACCTTTTCCGTTTTGCCCGCGTGCTGGGCGTAGTTGGCCTGAGCGTTACCCTGACCACGGCTGCCCTGGCGCAGAGCACCGACAACACCCCGAAGTATGCCAATGAATTTCTCAACATTGGGGTAGGAGCCCGGGCCCTGGGCATGGGCAACACGCAGGTGAGCCTGGCGCAGGATGCCACGGCCGGCTACTGGAACCCGGCGGGTTTGCTGGGCCAGAAAACCAAGTACGATGCCGTGCTCATGCACTCGGAGCTGTTTTCGGGCATCGTGAAAAACGACTACGCGGCCTTTTCTATGCCGCTCGACGAGCGGAGCGCCATTGGGGCCAGCATCATCCGCCTTGGCGTGGATGACATTGCCGACACCCGCAACCTGGTAAACGAGTACGGGCAGATCAACTACGACAACATTACCTACTTCTCGGTGGCCGACTACGCCATGCTGCTCTCCTACGCCCGCAAGCTGGGCCCCGAGGGCCTCACGGTGGGCGCCAACGGCAAAATCGTGTACCGCAACGTGGGCTCCTTTGCTACGGCCTGGGGCTTTGGCTTCGATGCCGGCGCCCAGTACCAGCGCGGCAACCTGCGCCTGGGCCTGATGGCCCGCGACATTACCACCACCATCACGGCCTGGTCCATCAACTCCGAGAAGTTCCGCAACAGCAACGACACGCTGGCCATTCCCAAGAGCAGCTCCGAAATCACGCTGCCGCGGGTGGTGCTGGGCGCGGCCTACAACGTGAAGCTGCCCGGACAGTTCTCAGCCCTGGTAAGCACCGACCTGGAAACCACCACCGACGGCCGGCGCAACACGCCCATTTCTACCAGCTTTATCAGCATCGACCCGAAGCTGGGCCTGGAAGTAGGCTACCACAACGTGGCCTTCCTGCGGGCGGGCGTCAGCAACTTTCAGAAAATCGAGGGCACGGCTTCCACCAAGGAAAGCTGGCGGGCCCAGCCCAGCCTGGGCGTCGGCTTCACTACCAGCGGCCTGCGGCTGGATGTGGCCTTGTCGCGCCTGGCCGTGGAGCAGGCCAAAACCAATTCCATCATCGTGTCGCTGGGTTACGGGTTTCGATAA
- a CDS encoding CCA tRNA nucleotidyltransferase, which translates to MKTPQLPDLPLFRTIADAAGELGYPAYVIGGFVRDLALERPSKDVDVVCVGDGIRLAQAVGQRLPSRPRVTVFKNFGTAMLPTPEVEIEFVGARKESYRAESRKPEVEAGTLEEDLARRDFTINALGLSLNPEDFGTLVDRYDGMGDLGRKIIRTPLDPDITFSDDPLRMMRAVRFAAQLNFDIEPDTFDAIARNKERIKIVSQERITDELNKLILAPKPSYGFRLLFSSGLLQLIFPRMAQLQGVEKRGQHAHKDNFYHTLQVLDNVAEAGGDLWLRWAAILHDIAKPATKRFDPKVGWTFHGHEDKGARWTPAIFTELKLPLGEEMRQVQKLVRLHLRPIALVKETVTDSAVRRLLFEAGDEIDRLMLLCKADITSKDHQRVARYLRNFERVEEKLKEVEEKDHLRNFKPVITGEVIMQTFGLKPSREVGELKEAVLEAILDGKIRNEFEEAFAFLLQQGQAKGLPQGHHSLTK; encoded by the coding sequence ATGAAAACTCCCCAGCTTCCCGATTTACCCTTGTTCCGCACCATTGCCGATGCGGCCGGTGAACTGGGCTACCCGGCCTACGTAATCGGGGGCTTTGTGCGCGACCTGGCGCTGGAGCGGCCCAGCAAGGATGTAGACGTGGTGTGCGTAGGCGACGGTATCCGGCTGGCCCAGGCCGTAGGGCAGCGGCTGCCTTCCCGGCCGCGCGTCACAGTGTTCAAGAACTTCGGCACGGCCATGCTGCCCACGCCGGAGGTGGAAATCGAGTTTGTGGGGGCTCGCAAGGAAAGCTACCGGGCCGAGAGCCGCAAGCCTGAGGTGGAAGCCGGCACCCTGGAAGAAGACCTGGCCCGCCGCGACTTCACCATCAATGCCCTGGGCCTGAGCCTCAACCCTGAGGATTTTGGCACTCTCGTAGACCGCTACGACGGCATGGGCGACCTGGGCCGCAAGATCATCCGCACACCCCTCGACCCCGACATTACCTTTTCCGATGACCCGCTGCGCATGATGCGGGCCGTGCGCTTTGCGGCTCAACTCAACTTCGACATCGAGCCCGACACCTTCGATGCCATTGCCCGCAACAAGGAGCGTATCAAAATTGTGTCGCAGGAGCGGATAACCGACGAGCTGAACAAGCTGATTCTGGCGCCCAAGCCCAGCTACGGCTTCAGGCTGCTGTTCAGCTCAGGGCTGCTGCAGCTGATTTTCCCGCGCATGGCCCAGCTGCAGGGCGTGGAAAAGCGTGGGCAACACGCGCATAAGGACAACTTCTACCACACGCTGCAGGTGCTCGACAACGTGGCCGAGGCCGGCGGCGACCTATGGCTGCGCTGGGCCGCCATTCTGCACGACATTGCCAAGCCCGCCACCAAGCGCTTCGACCCCAAAGTGGGTTGGACTTTCCACGGGCACGAAGACAAAGGCGCCCGCTGGACGCCCGCCATCTTCACCGAGCTGAAGCTGCCCCTGGGCGAGGAAATGCGCCAGGTCCAGAAGCTGGTGCGGCTGCACCTGCGCCCCATTGCGTTGGTGAAGGAAACCGTGACGGACTCAGCCGTGCGCCGCCTGCTGTTTGAGGCTGGCGACGAAATAGACCGGCTGATGCTGCTCTGCAAGGCCGATATCACCAGCAAAGACCACCAGCGCGTGGCGCGCTACCTGCGCAACTTCGAGCGGGTGGAGGAGAAGCTAAAGGAAGTAGAGGAAAAAGACCATCTGCGCAACTTCAAGCCCGTCATCACCGGCGAGGTTATTATGCAGACGTTTGGGCTGAAGCCTTCCCGCGAAGTGGGCGAGCTGAAGGAAGCCGTGCTGGAAGCTATTCTGGATGGCAAGATCCGAAACGAGTTTGAGGAAGCCTTTGCCTTCCTGTTGCAGCAGGGTCAGGCCAAAGGACTTCCTCAGGGTCATCATTCACTCACCAAATAG
- a CDS encoding PadR family transcriptional regulator, which translates to MKVENTQVQMRKGILEFCILEIIARGEVYASDMLEELTAARMIVVEGTLYPLLTRLKNAGLLDYTWKESVFGPPRKYYTLTAVGQDFLHQLRLTWEEIEESIQIIRSQPSTPTPAAE; encoded by the coding sequence ATGAAAGTAGAGAACACCCAAGTGCAGATGCGGAAGGGCATTCTAGAGTTTTGCATTCTGGAAATAATTGCCCGGGGCGAGGTCTACGCTTCCGATATGCTCGAAGAGCTGACGGCAGCCCGTATGATTGTGGTAGAGGGCACCCTCTATCCCTTGCTCACCCGCCTAAAGAACGCCGGCCTGCTGGATTATACCTGGAAAGAGTCTGTTTTCGGTCCGCCCCGCAAGTACTACACCCTCACGGCCGTGGGGCAGGACTTCCTGCACCAGCTGCGCCTCACGTGGGAGGAAATCGAGGAGTCCATCCAGATCATCCGCTCCCAGCCCTCCACCCCTACCCCCGCCGCCGAGTAA
- a CDS encoding L-threonylcarbamoyladenylate synthase, whose protein sequence is MASNFFRQEVDSAVDALLFQQVILYPTDTVWGLGCDAELPRVVERLYALKNRPAEKACILLVADEQMFARYAAVVPPNLPELLAAETRPTTYVVPAAPSVAANLVAPDGTIGLRIPRDEFTHKVVQRLGHALVSTSANRSGEPTAATFSAISPALVRAVDYVVSWRQDDETPATPSRVVRVLPDGTLETLRE, encoded by the coding sequence ATGGCCAGTAATTTTTTTCGCCAGGAAGTAGACTCCGCCGTCGATGCGCTGCTGTTTCAGCAGGTTATCCTGTACCCCACTGATACCGTGTGGGGCCTGGGCTGCGACGCCGAGCTGCCCCGGGTGGTGGAGCGCCTTTACGCCCTCAAAAACCGCCCCGCCGAAAAAGCCTGCATCCTGCTGGTTGCTGATGAGCAGATGTTTGCCCGCTACGCCGCCGTGGTGCCGCCCAACCTGCCGGAGCTGCTGGCGGCCGAAACGCGCCCTACCACCTACGTGGTGCCCGCTGCCCCGAGTGTAGCTGCCAACCTGGTGGCGCCCGACGGTACCATTGGCCTGCGCATTCCCCGCGACGAATTCACCCACAAGGTGGTGCAGCGCCTGGGCCACGCCCTGGTGTCTACCTCGGCCAACCGCAGCGGGGAGCCAACTGCGGCCACTTTTTCGGCTATCAGTCCCGCGCTGGTGCGGGCCGTAGATTACGTGGTGAGCTGGCGCCAGGACGATGAAACGCCGGCCACGCCCTCGCGGGTGGTGCGCGTGCTGCCCGACGGCACGCTGGAAACCTTGCGCGAGTAA
- a CDS encoding PspC domain-containing protein: protein MKKNISINLQGLIFHIEEDGYEVLGRYLAEVRAHFSGYPGHEEIVADIEGRIAELFAARLSSTKQVITLSDVEEMTAKMGRVSEFQSADELDEDELEQAVATGRMPQAEPAAAAGTAAADTEPRRLYRDIANRKIAGVAAGIARYFSVNPLWVRLGFLALLFLPNILFHRWTDDDNGNLDLPGISFLLYIILWIVLPKKYDATPADEDPTFKKLYRDTDNGKVGGVSAGLAAYFKTDVVVFRLLFVLGVFAGGFAIPLYIVLWILLPEAKTASDRLRMRGDAVTLSGIDSSVRNQAVDGSSGRPVGTFLEEFFRNLSPLFSVLGTLLRLAAAAFLIMIGFSLLIGTIIMLGAGLGIFTSEQFEIDGVAAYSVLGDFPGWFLVSAFLATFIPALAMLLAGVGLLLRRSILSRTASLTLLGLWLLGIVGSVMGGVHISRNFQREGDQTQDVSFPQLNARTVRLELRDLEEGKWAGSVLQVADSGQVLSVLREASARGVTEEEAARTAGSSVSYQMRSLNDSTLVFDNHFRIAAGSPLRDQELLLTIRLPRDRRYRMSSEFAYWLGSEFFVGDNIPEDVEDRTFRLRGNKLECIGCPPSTSTSNEDNDNSDNDNDFDIDVDVDSDGESFNIDLGKPDFDTELSSYGSGRRTFTVDDFNTIEASGAYRIVVRRGDTYQIEAAGEERDISQLRIETVGDGLRIRSIRDGLFGFSGTREPILIRVQMPELTHLELSGACRADVSGFQGKALQVEQSGASTAKLDVNVPRLELDLSGACNTAVRGKASELDIDGSGVCKIEALRLQTNQASIDLSGASRARVRVAERLKAEVTGSSHVDYAGNPANVQKEESGGSRVRAITSADADEDTATDEE, encoded by the coding sequence ATGAAAAAGAACATCAGTATCAACCTGCAGGGCCTGATCTTCCACATTGAAGAAGATGGCTACGAAGTCCTCGGCCGCTACCTGGCCGAAGTACGGGCGCACTTTTCCGGCTACCCCGGCCACGAGGAGATTGTGGCCGACATTGAGGGCCGCATTGCCGAGCTGTTCGCTGCCCGCCTTTCCAGCACCAAACAGGTCATCACCCTGAGCGACGTGGAGGAAATGACCGCCAAGATGGGCCGTGTAAGCGAGTTTCAGTCGGCCGATGAGCTGGACGAGGACGAGCTGGAGCAGGCCGTGGCTACGGGCCGTATGCCCCAGGCCGAGCCGGCTGCCGCCGCTGGCACCGCCGCCGCTGATACCGAGCCCCGCCGCCTGTACCGCGACATAGCCAACCGCAAGATTGCGGGTGTAGCCGCCGGTATTGCCCGCTACTTCAGCGTGAATCCGCTGTGGGTGCGGTTGGGCTTCCTGGCGCTACTCTTCCTGCCGAACATCCTCTTCCACCGGTGGACGGACGACGACAACGGCAACCTCGACCTGCCGGGCATCAGCTTCCTGCTCTATATCATCCTCTGGATTGTGCTGCCCAAGAAGTACGACGCTACGCCCGCCGATGAAGACCCTACCTTCAAGAAGCTGTACCGCGACACCGACAACGGCAAAGTAGGTGGGGTTTCGGCTGGTCTGGCCGCCTACTTTAAGACGGATGTGGTGGTGTTCCGCCTGCTGTTTGTACTGGGTGTCTTTGCCGGTGGCTTCGCTATTCCGCTCTACATTGTGCTCTGGATTCTGCTGCCGGAGGCCAAAACGGCCTCCGACCGCCTCCGGATGCGCGGCGACGCGGTAACGCTGTCCGGCATCGACTCCTCCGTGCGCAACCAGGCCGTTGATGGCAGCTCGGGGCGCCCCGTAGGCACCTTCCTGGAAGAGTTTTTCCGCAACCTGAGCCCCCTGTTCAGTGTGCTGGGCACCCTGCTCCGCTTAGCCGCCGCCGCTTTCCTGATCATGATTGGCTTTTCGCTGCTCATCGGTACCATCATTATGCTGGGCGCCGGGCTGGGCATCTTCACCTCCGAGCAGTTCGAAATTGACGGGGTAGCGGCCTACTCGGTGCTGGGCGACTTCCCGGGGTGGTTCCTCGTCAGTGCTTTCCTCGCGACCTTTATTCCGGCCCTGGCCATGCTGCTGGCGGGGGTAGGCTTGCTCCTGCGCCGCTCTATCCTGAGCCGCACGGCTTCGCTCACCCTGCTTGGCTTGTGGCTGCTGGGCATCGTAGGCTCGGTAATGGGCGGTGTTCATATCAGCCGCAACTTCCAGCGCGAAGGCGACCAGACCCAGGACGTATCGTTTCCGCAGCTGAATGCCCGTACCGTGCGGCTGGAGCTGCGCGACCTGGAGGAAGGCAAATGGGCCGGCTCGGTACTGCAGGTGGCCGACAGCGGCCAGGTGCTGAGCGTGCTGCGCGAAGCCAGCGCCCGCGGCGTGACGGAAGAGGAAGCGGCCCGCACGGCCGGCTCCAGCGTCTCCTACCAGATGCGCAGCCTCAACGACTCCACCCTCGTGTTCGATAACCACTTCCGCATTGCCGCTGGCTCGCCTCTGCGCGACCAGGAGCTGCTGCTGACTATCCGCCTGCCCCGCGACCGGCGCTACCGCATGTCGAGCGAATTTGCGTACTGGCTGGGCAGCGAGTTCTTCGTAGGTGACAACATTCCCGAAGACGTGGAAGACCGCACCTTCCGGCTGCGCGGCAACAAGCTGGAGTGCATCGGCTGCCCACCCAGCACCAGCACCAGCAACGAAGACAACGACAACAGTGATAATGACAATGACTTCGACATAGACGTGGATGTTGACTCAGATGGCGAGTCTTTCAACATCGACCTCGGCAAGCCCGACTTCGATACGGAACTCAGCAGCTACGGCAGCGGCCGCCGCACCTTCACCGTCGATGATTTCAACACCATCGAAGCCAGTGGCGCTTACCGCATTGTGGTGCGGCGCGGCGACACCTACCAGATTGAAGCTGCCGGCGAGGAGCGCGACATCAGCCAGCTGCGCATTGAAACTGTGGGCGACGGCCTGCGCATCCGCTCCATCCGCGACGGGCTGTTCGGGTTTTCCGGCACCCGGGAGCCCATCCTCATCCGGGTGCAGATGCCGGAGCTGACCCACCTGGAGCTTAGCGGAGCCTGCCGCGCCGATGTATCGGGCTTCCAGGGCAAGGCGCTGCAGGTAGAGCAGAGCGGGGCCAGCACGGCTAAGCTGGACGTGAACGTGCCGCGCCTGGAGCTGGACCTGAGCGGAGCCTGCAACACCGCCGTGCGCGGCAAGGCCTCGGAGCTGGACATTGATGGCTCGGGCGTGTGCAAAATCGAAGCGCTGCGCCTGCAAACCAACCAGGCTTCCATCGACCTTTCCGGCGCCAGCCGGGCCCGCGTACGGGTTGCCGAGCGGCTTAAGGCCGAAGTAACGGGCTCCAGCCACGTAGACTACGCCGGCAACCCCGCCAACGTGCAGAAAGAGGAGTCGGGTGGGTCCCGGGTGCGCGCCATCACCTCCGCTGATGCAGATGAGGACACGGCTACTGACGAGGAATAA